Proteins encoded within one genomic window of Ailuropoda melanoleuca isolate Jingjing chromosome 16, ASM200744v2, whole genome shotgun sequence:
- the CCDC87 gene encoding coiled-coil domain-containing protein 87 codes for MEPYKPELELQRFYHRLLGPLSLFPRKARRPESQKRLPPEVPLLLPLPVSRLTMASLCRQVSKRLANSGLAVRVPNESRQRFTEVILDELKCSWQEPPTEPSLSHLNNQRLRKRLLAYVLLSSEQLFLHYLHLLKTMSTRRGVFTESAILTRLTTSLARDCTIFLTSPKVYRCLLADFLALLKIEQAHGGMHKLRPVGPTGAFKLYPVPWLHSASFARVPSCNLNLSYLIQLSRPREFLCEPELDPVKELKSIPQLKRKRPLQWLSSMQNKRDRNFSSTQIVSLPKYSVTPTSRAPSTSSHLPLYSQLQRGQSLPSLREGWKLADELGLPPLPPRPLTPLVLVPESKTELAGDTVAEDLKQMIKNMKLERTHYSPLDSGLPPLLGALTRRPAAAHRMQELQRMLKSLEEEEATGRWGLQCPKSFPLQPQPVTVTLKLGNRAVVQAAAVQISERNFLDSFHVDRAGVLYNHLAGELEPKLIEEMDIDFFVGNNIREVYKELMSRVSLDHFSFDQGPLIEPAANKDWSAFLSSAFLHQEKQYHIINPKLAGLYPQRANILQSSDKATSLMSLQTGKGWEKWSNKVSWMNWWKTTLSVGDYFKYLTNQETDFLHVIFQMYEEEVPVEDIAPVKESLKIQCPPPLLEDEEPDFVPGEWDWDTVLGHRLGNKRISLLGEPYKIPNLQKRLERLWSMLEVPDKDRLDMAIKYSSNARLRQLPSLVSAWEQALKPIQLREMLLGRLEWFERQASDPNRFFQKTDVGLSHFLEENQFRNRLHRKINLVQAPLASLLEEIELIFGEPVTFKGRRYLDKMKHDKVEMLYWLQQRQRVRHLTQGRKASHQAGLFKKPSSQPLITPGNTPITQ; via the coding sequence ATGGAGCCCTATAAACCGGAACTCGAGCTCCAGCGCTTTTACCACCGGTTGCTGGGCCCGCTGTCGCTCTTCCCCCGTAAGGCGAGGCGCCCAGAATCTCAGAAGCGCCTCCCGCCGGAGGTCCCGCTGCTGTTGCCCTTGCCGGTCTCCCGGCTGACGATGGCGTCGTTGTGCCGCCAAGTGTCCAAGCGGCTGGCCAACAGTGGGCTGGCGGTGCGCGTGCCTAATGAAAGCCGACAACGTTTCACTGAGGTCATCCTGGACGAGCTAAAGTGCAGCTGGCAGGAGCCTCCCACTGAACCTAGTCTGAGCCACTTGAACAACCAGAGGCTGCGGAAGCGGCTCCTGGCCTACGTACTGCTCAGCAGTGAGCAGCTATTCTTACACTACCTGCACCTGCTGAAGACCATGTCGACCCGCAGAGGTGTCTTCACTGAATCAGCCATACTCACCCGTTTGACCACCAGCCTCGCCAGGGACTGCACAATCTTTCTTACCAGCCCTAAGGTCTATCGTTGCCTGCTCGCCGACTTCCTCGCCCTCCTGAAGATAGAACAGGCCCACGGTGGCATGCATAAGCTGCGCCCGGTAGGGCCTACTGGGGCTTTCAAGCTTTACCCTGTCCCGTGGCTTCACAGCGCCAGCTTTGCGCGAGTACCAAGCTGCAACCTCAACCTGAGCTACCTCATCCAACTCAGCCGCCCGCGGGAGTTTCTCTGTGAGCCTGAACTGGATCCAGTGAAGGAACTGAAGTCCATCCCCCAGCTGAAGAGGAAAAGGCCCCTCCAATGGTTGTCCTCCATGCAGAACAAGAGAGACAGGAACTTCAGTTCCACACAGATTGTGTCACTGCCCAAGTACTCTGTGACTCCCACCAGCAGggctccctccacctcctcccactTGCCCCTCTACTCCCAGCTCCAGAGGGGCCAGTCCTTGCCCTCTCTGCGTGAGGGCTGGAAGCTAGCAGATGAGTTGGGCCTTCCTCCACTCCCCCCTCGCCCCTTAACCCCGCTGGTCCTAGTTCCCGAGAGCAAAACAGAGCTGGCAGGGGACACAGTGGCTGAGGACCTGAAGCAGATGATAAAGAACATGAAATTGGAGAGGACTCACTACTCACCACTGGACTCAGGCCTGCCCCCACTCCTGGGGGCCCTGACCCGCCGCCCAGCTGCAGCACATCGCATGCAGGAACTGCAGAGAATGCTGAAGAGCCTCGAAGAGGAAGAAGCCACTGGGCGGTGGGGCCTCCAGTGCCCCAAATCCTTTCCACTTCAACCACAGCCAGTGACTGTTACTTTGAAGCTAGGAAATCGGGCTGTGGTCCAGGCAGCTGCTGTGCAGATCTCTGAGAGAAACTTTCTGGATTCCTTCCATGTTGACAGGGCCGGAGTCCTATACAACCACCTGGCTGGTGAGCTAGAACCCAAACTTATCGAGGAAATGGATATCGATTTCTTTGTTGGCAATAACATCAGGGAGGTCTACAAGGAGTTGATGAGCCGTGTCTCTCTTGACCACTTCTCTTTTGACCAGGGACCCCTGATTGAGCCTGCAGCCAATAAAGACTGGTCAGCCTTCCTGTCCTCAGCCTTTCTACATCAAGAAAAACAGTATCACATCATCAATCCCAAGTTAGCTGGACTTTATCCCCAGAGAGCAAACATTTTACAGTCCTCTGATAAGGCAACCTCCCTCATGTCGCTCCAAACAGGCAAAGGCTGGGAGAAGTGGTCAAACAAAGTCTCATGGATGAACTGGTGGAAAACCACCTTGTCTGTGGGTGACTATTTCAAGTACCTCACCAACCAGGAGACAGATTTCCTCCATGTCATCTTCCAAATGTATGAAGAAGAGGTTCCTGTGGAGGACATAGCCCCTGTCAAAGAGTCCCTAAAGATTCAGTGCCCGCCTCCCTTGCTGGAAGATGAAGAGCCAGACTTTGTGCCAGGAGAGTGGGATTGGGACACAGTGCTAGGGCACAGGCTAGGAAATAAGAGGATCAGTCTTCTGGGAGAACCCTACAAAATCCCGAACCTACAGAAGCGTCTGGAGCGCCTGTGGTCCATGCTTGAGGTCCCCGACAAGGACCGGCTGGACATGGCCATCAAGTACAGCTCCAACGCCCGTCTGAGGCAGCTGCCTTCATTGGTGAGTGCCTGGGAGCAAGCCCTGAAGCCCATTCAGCTGCGGGAGATGTTGCTGGGGAGACTAGAATGGTTTGAGCGACAAGCCTCTGATCCCAACCGCTTCTTCCAAAAGACTGACGTGGGCCTGAGTCACTTTCTGGAGGAGAATCAGTTCCGAAACCGTCTACACAGGAAGATCAATCTAGTGCAGGCTCCTTTGGCTTCCCTCCTGGAGGAGATTGAATTAATCTTTGGTGAGCCAGTAACGTTCAAAGGGCGGCGATACCTGGACAAGATGAAGCATGACAAGGTGGAGATGCTCTACTGGCTACAGCAGCGACAACGGGTCCGCCACCTGACCCAGGGTCGGAAGGCCTCTCACCAGGCAGGGCTGTTCAAGAAACCCAGCAGCCAGCCTTTAATAACTCCTGGGAATACTCCCATTACTCAATGA